One Candidatus Saccharimonadales bacterium genomic region harbors:
- a CDS encoding PHB depolymerase family esterase, producing MLSEKSKAIALSDLLISQRGRGSLRTMLYRKRNANHNNQRRYYRLYKPRSKRKLPLIIGLHGLGDTALRFAYYTGLHNVVGRRAAVLYPEATKPTNPGVKRGWNAKFCCGSGWLNNIDDAGFIWSLVDKLADEGKIDKRRVFVTGFSNGGFFAQRLAAEYPKKIKKAAVVAGTIGTAKTRLRPKSAVPILLIHGKQDKTVLFKGGINSNDPDFDWLPFKDTVAAWQAINGQSAEVKTVEFDNAGHAWPGWRLGQTWRRKPLASKLIIDFFLN from the coding sequence ATGTTGAGCGAGAAAAGTAAAGCCATCGCACTTTCAGATTTGCTAATAAGCCAAAGAGGCCGTGGTAGCCTAAGAACAATGCTCTACCGAAAAAGGAATGCCAACCATAACAACCAAAGGCGTTATTATCGCCTGTACAAGCCCAGGAGCAAGCGTAAACTACCTCTTATTATCGGTTTACACGGCCTGGGTGACACGGCGCTAAGATTTGCTTATTACACCGGGCTTCATAACGTCGTTGGCCGACGGGCGGCAGTGCTTTATCCCGAGGCTACTAAGCCGACAAACCCCGGGGTAAAGCGCGGCTGGAACGCCAAGTTTTGCTGTGGCAGCGGCTGGTTAAATAACATCGACGACGCCGGTTTTATCTGGTCGTTAGTAGACAAACTAGCAGACGAGGGAAAAATCGATAAACGCCGGGTATTCGTGACGGGTTTTTCTAACGGCGGCTTTTTTGCTCAACGATTGGCGGCCGAATATCCCAAAAAGATTAAAAAGGCGGCTGTCGTAGCCGGAACTATTGGCACCGCTAAGACCCGTCTGCGGCCAAAATCAGCCGTACCAATACTGCTAATTCACGGCAAGCAGGATAAAACCGTTCTATTTAAGGGCGGAATTAATAGTAACGACCCCGACTTTGATTGGCTACCTTTTAAGGACACCGTGGCAGCTTGGCAAGCCATTAACGGCCAGTCGGCCGAAGTTAAGACGGTCGAATTTGATAATGCCGGGCACGCTTGGCCGGGCTGGCGGTTAGGGCAAACCTGGCGGCGCAAACCATTAGCTAGCAAACTTATCATCGATTTTTTCTTAAATTAA
- a CDS encoding peptidylprolyl isomerase codes for MKKGKLRLKIPRLRRKSDDKALDKARDFIRGENQTGETSPDRITNETVAKHREAVLSGARRFIYPLKASKHRIAIISSSIIAIVLVVFMVLSWYLLYQRQSIGEFAYRISQVIPFPVARVDGQFVRYEEYLFELRQNVHYLINQENVDFATPEGRSQLEGLKQQSIEKVVDSVIIRQLADEKGITVTDHEVEEQINLIRSSGGIGDSSQTLEDTLEDFYGWDLGDLKRVIKAQVLKQKLVPIFDPVAKVQAQEVLDDIKNGENFARAAKAHSEDEFTKDNGGEFGYIFRSNTDIPPQIVEKAFSLGENEVADDLVETLFGWHIVKNLKYRSDNEALIAHILIRFEDASSFINNRKDMLDISRYIST; via the coding sequence GTGAAGAAGGGCAAGCTACGCCTTAAAATCCCGAGACTTCGGCGGAAGTCGGATGATAAGGCACTGGATAAAGCCCGCGATTTTATACGCGGCGAAAATCAAACCGGCGAGACCAGTCCGGACAGGATTACCAATGAGACTGTTGCCAAACACCGAGAAGCGGTGTTGTCCGGCGCGCGCCGCTTTATTTATCCCCTAAAAGCTTCCAAACATCGTATCGCCATCATATCTAGCTCGATTATCGCCATAGTCCTGGTCGTATTTATGGTTCTTAGTTGGTATCTGCTCTACCAACGGCAAAGTATCGGCGAGTTTGCTTATAGAATCTCGCAGGTAATTCCTTTCCCGGTGGCGCGGGTTGACGGCCAGTTTGTACGCTATGAAGAATATTTGTTTGAGTTGCGACAAAACGTCCATTATCTGATCAATCAGGAAAATGTTGACTTTGCGACGCCTGAAGGTCGGAGTCAGCTGGAAGGACTCAAGCAGCAGTCCATAGAAAAGGTGGTGGATAGTGTAATTATCAGACAACTAGCCGACGAAAAAGGTATAACCGTGACCGACCATGAGGTGGAGGAGCAAATAAATCTTATTCGCAGCTCTGGTGGTATCGGTGATTCGTCACAGACCCTGGAAGATACACTGGAAGATTTTTATGGCTGGGATTTGGGTGATTTAAAGCGAGTGATTAAAGCCCAGGTCCTCAAGCAAAAACTCGTGCCGATTTTTGACCCGGTGGCTAAGGTCCAGGCCCAGGAAGTCCTAGACGATATTAAAAACGGCGAAAATTTTGCCCGGGCCGCCAAGGCTCACTCGGAGGATGAATTTACCAAGGATAACGGCGGAGAATTTGGCTATATTTTTCGTAGCAATACCGATATCCCGCCGCAAATCGTGGAAAAAGCCTTCTCGCTTGGCGAGAATGAGGTCGCCGATGATTTAGTCGAGACGCTATTCGGTTGGCATATCGTCAAGAACTTGAAATATCGGAGCGATAACGAGGCTTTGATTGCCCACATCCTGATTCGGTTTGAAGATGCTTCTAGTTTTATCAATAACCGGAAAGACATGCTCGATATAAGCCGCTACATTAGTACCTAA
- a CDS encoding RNA-binding protein: protein MQNKLFVGSLPYSMRDEDLEKMFAEYGKVSSAVVIMDRATNRSKGFGFVEYETTEEAEAAIKALNDSEVEGRKIVVNHARPREER, encoded by the coding sequence ATGCAGAACAAGTTATTTGTAGGCAGTTTGCCTTACAGCATGCGCGATGAAGACCTAGAGAAAATGTTTGCCGAATACGGCAAAGTTAGCTCAGCCGTCGTCATCATGGATCGAGCCACCAACCGCTCTAAGGGTTTTGGTTTCGTCGAGTACGAAACCACCGAAGAAGCGGAGGCCGCAATCAAAGCGCTCAACGACTCAGAAGTCGAAGGCCGCAAGATAGTGGTTAATCACGCTCGTCCGCGCGAAGAACGATAG
- a CDS encoding PH domain-containing protein, with the protein MANKTFEGQHDDEDVVLVFRQFPIVMRKGLLLLLAFWVIGLLPYSYWFDQVWALYVLIGGLVLGLLALFYAWVGWYFTLHIVTNQRFIQISQEGLFKRTVVDIGLDKIQNINYQIAGLQETMLGFGTIIVQTFVGDLVLKYIHHPARVQTSLIKTIKDNGFEYRGEEGQATP; encoded by the coding sequence ATGGCTAATAAGACCTTTGAAGGCCAACATGACGACGAAGACGTAGTGTTAGTTTTTCGGCAGTTTCCGATTGTAATGAGAAAAGGCCTGCTGCTACTGTTGGCTTTTTGGGTGATCGGGCTACTGCCGTATTCTTATTGGTTTGACCAGGTTTGGGCGCTCTATGTTTTAATCGGCGGGCTGGTACTGGGTTTGCTGGCGCTGTTTTATGCCTGGGTCGGTTGGTATTTTACGCTGCATATCGTAACCAATCAGCGGTTTATCCAGATCAGCCAGGAGGGTTTGTTTAAACGCACGGTGGTTGATATTGGCCTGGATAAGATTCAAAACATCAATTACCAGATTGCCGGTTTACAGGAAACGATGCTGGGCTTTGGTACAATTATCGTGCAAACTTTTGTCGGGGATCTGGTTTTGAAGTACATCCACCATCCGGCCAGAGTACAGACCAGTTTAATTAAGACAATTAAGGATAACGGATTCGAATATCGTGGTGAAGAAGGGCAAGCTACGCCTTAA
- a CDS encoding DUF1801 domain-containing protein, whose amino-acid sequence MAKYQLKTRKNDGDVDKFIDSVEDEQKRQDSYEIMKLMSELTGQPPVLWGKSIVGFGSYHYKGRSSEGDWMAIGFSPRKQNLTLYIMPGFKEFDDLMNNLGKYTTSVGCLYIKRLEDVDRSVLKELIKRSYEYVKAKLDKP is encoded by the coding sequence GTGGCAAAATACCAGCTCAAAACCAGGAAAAACGACGGCGACGTCGATAAGTTTATCGATTCGGTTGAGGACGAACAAAAACGCCAAGACTCATACGAGATAATGAAATTGATGTCGGAACTAACCGGCCAGCCGCCAGTGTTGTGGGGAAAGAGCATTGTCGGCTTTGGCAGCTATCACTATAAAGGCCGAAGCAGCGAAGGCGATTGGATGGCGATTGGTTTTTCGCCGCGTAAACAGAATTTGACGCTGTACATCATGCCGGGGTTTAAAGAATTTGATGATTTGATGAATAACTTAGGCAAATACACCACAAGTGTCGGTTGTTTGTATATAAAAAGACTCGAAGACGTTGATAGATCTGTTCTAAAAGAGCTTATAAAGCGATCATACGAGTACGTTAAAGCTAAACTCGATAAACCTTAA